The Cylindrospermopsis curvispora GIHE-G1 genome contains a region encoding:
- a CDS encoding alpha/beta fold hydrolase: protein MITTENLPSIEKQIWTWRNYKIQYTVMGVGQPLVLVHGFGASIGHWRKNIPILAKAGYQVFALDLLGFGGSEKADIKYSMEVWVELLRDFYHEHIQSPAIFVGNSIGALLSLMVVTQHPEIASGAVLINSAGGLNHRPRELNPITRFFMATFRQLVTNPITGTVVFNRVRTKSQIRRTLYQVYCDRNAVTDELVDILYEPSCDRGARKVFASIVTAPPGPAPITLLPKLTHPLLVLWGEKDPWIPITGTNIYAEAANSGKDIEIVPISNAGHCPHDEVPDLVNGVIIDWLRKKNL, encoded by the coding sequence ATGATCACCACTGAAAATTTACCAAGCATAGAAAAACAAATTTGGACTTGGCGAAACTATAAAATCCAATATACTGTTATGGGTGTGGGTCAACCCCTAGTTCTGGTTCATGGATTCGGAGCTTCTATTGGTCACTGGCGCAAAAACATCCCTATTTTAGCTAAAGCGGGTTATCAGGTTTTTGCCCTGGATTTATTGGGATTTGGAGGTTCTGAAAAAGCAGACATAAAATATAGCATGGAAGTTTGGGTAGAGCTACTAAGGGATTTTTATCACGAACATATCCAGTCACCCGCTATATTTGTTGGTAATTCTATTGGTGCGCTTTTGAGTTTAATGGTTGTCACCCAACATCCGGAAATTGCCAGTGGGGCGGTTTTGATTAATTCTGCTGGGGGTTTAAATCATCGTCCTCGGGAATTAAACCCCATTACTAGATTTTTTATGGCCACTTTTCGTCAATTGGTTACTAATCCCATTACAGGAACTGTTGTTTTTAATCGGGTTCGCACCAAATCTCAAATCCGTCGTACCTTATACCAAGTATATTGCGATCGCAATGCAGTTACTGATGAACTAGTAGATATACTTTATGAACCATCCTGCGATCGCGGTGCTAGGAAAGTTTTTGCTTCCATTGTCACCGCACCTCCAGGACCAGCTCCCATTACCCTACTACCCAAGTTGACACATCCCTTATTAGTTCTTTGGGGTGAAAAGGATCCGTGGATACCCATAACTGGGACCAATATTTATGCAGAAGCGGCTAATAGTGGTAAGGATATTGAAATTGTACCCATTTCCAATGCTGGTCATTGTCCCCATGATGAAGTTCCAGATCTTGTCAATGGGGTAATTATTGACTGGTTAAGAAAGAAAAATCTTTAA
- a CDS encoding S-layer homology domain-containing protein: MTNSKLTVLKGLVFASLINIINMLPIQNWAIQSLATAATHRQLLAQESVPIEIPTPQPVRGKKSGFTLYIWQPNGTISPVIARISLKAKYGEKYLQERFLGDYQYKIKQKAKFENGFKWGDRIVVRLYDTQNQLIGYTEFACLPNHTTVNLILPANSPPNPLVRVFYGVDSDEDGIVDPDTTMSYDYFTAIRNQKVTFLSSPPEIDLNPYQAAGFAKVAQPSTYPRSFTEGQFALVSKTISINDSQLAKALLSPPGSLVQLTQLSESAYQLNNLLAKYREVGVAKGIRVRFSDLPQNYWAKDYIEELAAMEVIDGYPDGTFRPHAPITRAQLATLLPKIFSKAKMGGKITFGDIPKNHWAYNAIQETYQMGILTPSANRKFRPDQKLTRLDVLTTIAKALNYKFTGSTKDILSIYQDASTIRSQHRGLIAALTKNSVVVNYPNIRLLNTRKLVTRAEVCALLYRAMVSQGNVPDFSSVYTVRSNIK, encoded by the coding sequence ATGACTAACAGTAAATTAACGGTATTGAAAGGCCTAGTTTTTGCCTCCCTAATTAATATAATTAATATGTTGCCAATACAGAACTGGGCAATTCAGTCATTGGCCACAGCAGCCACTCACCGGCAACTTTTGGCACAGGAATCGGTTCCCATAGAAATTCCCACACCTCAACCAGTGCGGGGGAAAAAATCCGGATTTACACTTTATATTTGGCAACCTAACGGCACAATTTCTCCAGTTATTGCTCGTATATCCCTGAAAGCCAAATATGGAGAGAAATATCTCCAAGAAAGATTTTTGGGAGATTATCAATATAAAATTAAGCAAAAAGCTAAATTTGAAAATGGGTTTAAATGGGGTGATCGCATTGTGGTTAGATTATATGATACACAAAACCAACTGATTGGTTATACGGAATTTGCTTGTTTACCCAACCACACCACAGTCAACCTCATTTTACCAGCGAATTCCCCACCAAATCCCCTAGTAAGAGTTTTTTACGGAGTTGATAGTGATGAAGATGGGATCGTTGATCCAGATACAACCATGAGCTACGACTACTTCACGGCAATCAGGAACCAAAAGGTTACCTTCCTCAGTAGTCCGCCAGAGATTGATCTTAACCCCTATCAAGCTGCAGGATTTGCAAAAGTTGCCCAACCAAGTACGTATCCTAGGAGCTTTACCGAGGGACAATTTGCCCTAGTTAGTAAAACCATTAGCATTAATGATTCCCAACTAGCCAAAGCTCTACTATCTCCTCCAGGTAGCCTAGTACAACTAACCCAACTGAGTGAAAGTGCATACCAGCTGAATAACTTATTGGCTAAATATAGAGAGGTGGGAGTTGCCAAGGGAATTCGGGTACGATTTTCCGATCTTCCCCAAAATTACTGGGCCAAAGACTATATTGAGGAATTAGCCGCCATGGAAGTCATTGACGGTTATCCTGATGGCACATTTCGCCCCCATGCTCCCATCACCCGGGCCCAACTAGCTACCCTATTGCCAAAAATCTTTTCTAAAGCTAAAATGGGAGGAAAGATCACATTTGGAGACATTCCCAAAAACCACTGGGCCTACAATGCCATCCAGGAAACTTATCAGATGGGTATTCTGACCCCTAGTGCGAACAGAAAATTTCGTCCTGACCAAAAACTCACCCGTTTAGACGTTTTAACTACCATAGCAAAAGCCTTGAATTATAAATTCACCGGTTCAACAAAAGATATATTATCTATTTACCAAGACGCTTCTACAATTAGGAGTCAACACCGGGGGCTGATTGCTGCTCTTACAAAAAACAGTGTGGTTGTCAATTACCCAAACATAAGATTATTAAACACCAGAAAACTAGTGACTAGGGCAGAGGTTTGCGCTTTATTATACAGAGCAATGGTTAGCCAAGGGAATGTGCCTGATTTTTCATCTGTATACACAGTTAGATCCAATATCAAGTGA
- the uvrA gene encoding excinuclease ABC subunit UvrA has translation MPNPSVKNLLSDNLPHTPNQENTIRIRGARQHNLKNIDLDLPRDQLIVFTGVSGSGKSSLAFDTIFAEGQRRYVESLSAYARQFLGQLDKPDVESIEGLSPAISIDQKSTSHNPRSTVGTVTEIYDYLRLLYGRAGEPHCPHCDRSISPQTIDQMCDRILSLPDRTRFQILAPVLRGKKGTHRKLLSSLAAQGFVRARINGEIFELSEGIELDKNISHNIELVIDRLVKKEGIQERLVDSLTTCLKQSEGIGIIELIKNPADEVDKNISSEELPSEIIFSENFACPEHGGVMEELSPRLFSFNSPYGACSHCHGIGTLKRFSPELLIPDHKAPIYGAIAPWSDKENSYYLELLYALGVQHGFQLQTQWGDLTKEQQEIVLYGEKLENTTGGRKQNFRGVIPMLQRQYEGGTELIKQRLEEYLIDQPCEVCDGKRLKPEALAVKLGQYGIWDLTSVSIREFQERIENLKLTARQIQIGDLVIKEIKQRLQFLLDVGLDYLTLDRPAMTLSGGEAQRIRLATQIGSGLTGVLYVLDEPSIGLHQRDNDRLLKTLIKLRDLGNTLIVVEHDEETIRAADHIVDIGPGAGIHGGNIIAQGTIEDVLKAENSLTGVYLSKKIVIDTPTTRRGGNGKTLNIKNAHRNNLKNIDVEIPLGKLVAVTGVSGSGKSTLINELLYPALQHHLLKRVPFPPEISGIGGLNCVDKVIVIDQSPIGRTPRSNPATYTGVFDLIREVFSQTIEAKTRGYKPGQFSFNVKGGRCEACNGQGVNVIEMNFLPDVYVQCEVCKGARYNRETLQVKYKDKSISDVLKMTVEEALAFCENLPKAVSKLQTLVDVGLGYIQLGQPATTLSGGEAQRVKLATELSRRATGKTLYLIDEPTTGLSFYDVHKLLDVIQRLVDKGNSILVIEHNLDVIRCADWVIDLGPEGGDKGGEIIGVGTPEQLAQNPRSHTGRYLQRML, from the coding sequence ATGCCAAATCCATCAGTAAAAAATTTATTAAGCGATAACCTTCCCCACACTCCAAATCAGGAGAATACCATTCGCATTCGCGGTGCTAGACAGCATAATCTGAAAAATATTGATTTGGACTTACCTCGTGACCAATTAATTGTATTTACTGGCGTCTCTGGATCGGGGAAATCCTCCTTAGCTTTTGATACCATCTTTGCAGAAGGTCAAAGACGTTATGTAGAATCACTAAGTGCCTATGCTCGTCAATTTTTGGGTCAATTAGATAAACCCGATGTAGAATCCATTGAAGGACTAAGCCCTGCTATTTCTATTGATCAAAAATCCACCTCCCATAACCCTCGCTCCACCGTGGGAACAGTTACAGAAATCTATGATTACCTGCGATTGCTTTATGGACGTGCTGGTGAACCCCATTGTCCCCATTGCGATCGCTCTATTTCTCCCCAGACCATTGACCAAATGTGCGATCGCATTTTATCACTTCCTGACCGTACTCGATTTCAAATTTTGGCACCTGTGCTGAGGGGAAAAAAGGGAACCCATCGGAAACTGCTTTCCAGTTTAGCAGCCCAGGGGTTTGTTAGAGCGCGGATCAATGGAGAGATTTTCGAACTTTCAGAGGGTATAGAATTAGATAAAAATATTAGTCATAATATAGAACTGGTAATTGACAGATTAGTTAAAAAAGAAGGTATTCAGGAGCGTCTAGTAGATTCTCTCACCACATGTTTGAAACAGTCCGAGGGAATAGGGATAATTGAACTGATAAAAAACCCTGCAGATGAGGTAGATAAAAATATTTCCTCAGAGGAATTACCATCAGAGATTATCTTTTCAGAGAACTTTGCCTGTCCAGAACATGGGGGGGTAATGGAAGAATTATCCCCCAGATTATTTTCCTTTAACTCTCCCTACGGTGCTTGTTCCCACTGTCATGGAATTGGCACACTAAAAAGATTTTCTCCTGAGTTATTGATACCCGATCATAAAGCACCAATATATGGAGCCATAGCACCTTGGTCAGATAAGGAAAACTCCTATTATTTAGAATTATTGTACGCCTTGGGAGTGCAACATGGATTTCAATTACAAACCCAGTGGGGGGATCTAACTAAAGAGCAGCAAGAAATAGTTTTATATGGAGAGAAGCTAGAAAACACAACGGGAGGGAGAAAACAAAATTTTAGGGGAGTAATTCCCATGTTACAAAGACAATACGAGGGAGGAACGGAACTAATCAAGCAGAGACTAGAAGAATATTTAATCGATCAACCTTGTGAAGTTTGTGACGGAAAAAGACTAAAACCGGAAGCTTTAGCTGTGAAATTAGGTCAATATGGAATTTGGGATTTAACCAGCGTATCAATTAGGGAATTTCAGGAACGAATAGAAAACTTAAAATTAACTGCTCGGCAAATACAAATTGGCGATTTAGTCATTAAAGAAATTAAACAGAGATTGCAATTTTTACTAGATGTAGGTTTAGATTATTTGACCTTAGATCGTCCCGCCATGACCTTGTCAGGTGGAGAAGCACAACGAATTAGACTAGCGACCCAAATTGGTTCCGGTTTAACAGGAGTGCTTTATGTGTTAGATGAACCGAGCATTGGACTCCATCAACGAGATAATGATAGACTGTTAAAAACCCTGATTAAACTGCGAGATTTGGGAAATACCCTAATTGTGGTAGAACATGATGAAGAAACTATCAGAGCAGCAGATCACATAGTTGACATTGGTCCGGGTGCAGGTATTCATGGGGGAAATATTATTGCCCAAGGAACAATTGAAGATGTATTAAAGGCAGAAAATTCCCTAACAGGAGTCTATTTATCCAAAAAAATAGTAATTGATACACCCACAACTAGAAGAGGGGGAAATGGCAAAACTCTGAACATTAAAAATGCCCACCGCAATAACTTAAAAAACATAGATGTGGAAATTCCTTTGGGAAAATTAGTTGCTGTAACCGGAGTTTCCGGTTCAGGAAAATCAACTTTAATTAACGAATTGCTCTATCCTGCACTACAACATCATTTATTAAAAAGAGTACCCTTTCCTCCAGAAATCAGTGGAATAGGAGGATTAAACTGTGTGGATAAGGTCATTGTCATAGATCAGTCACCTATTGGGAGAACACCCAGATCTAACCCAGCTACCTACACAGGAGTATTTGACCTGATTAGAGAAGTGTTTTCCCAAACTATCGAGGCTAAAACTAGGGGATATAAACCTGGACAATTTTCCTTTAACGTCAAGGGAGGTAGGTGTGAAGCTTGCAATGGACAGGGGGTAAATGTTATAGAAATGAATTTTTTACCGGATGTTTATGTTCAATGTGAAGTATGTAAAGGAGCTAGATATAATCGAGAGACCTTACAAGTTAAATATAAAGATAAATCCATCTCTGATGTTTTAAAAATGACCGTTGAGGAAGCACTAGCATTTTGTGAAAACCTCCCCAAAGCAGTCAGCAAATTACAAACATTGGTGGATGTTGGTTTGGGATACATACAGTTGGGACAACCCGCTACCACCCTATCAGGAGGAGAAGCACAACGGGTCAAATTAGCTACGGAGTTATCTCGACGTGCTACGGGTAAAACATTGTATTTAATAGATGAACCCACCACCGGACTATCTTTTTATGATGTTCACAAGTTATTAGATGTGATTCAGAGATTAGTGGATAAGGGAAATTCTATCTTAGTGATTGAACACAACCTGGATGTGATTCGTTGTGCGGATTGGGTTATAGATTTGGGCCCAGAAGGAGGTGATAAAGGGGGAGAGATCATCGGTGTGGGAACTCCAGAACAACTTGCTCAAAATCCCCGCTCCCATACGGGAAGATATTTACAACGGATGTTATAA
- a CDS encoding AAA domain-containing protein, with protein MTNSVKNQSQINQSQIWGYSLLNCTIDGLIRSFEGQERVKSYSNFREKKDRANELIFECVGKQKCLFYIRRQGNVRDTEEEILDLTIATDEGEFTLPKRLKELDKTLGLRAALQKNGNGGLKILSTYLLPIARGKKDAYAFPLNLQLVPNQYEPVHIPPKTLAQIVKMPICGNHVPTEEQLRAWKAFLKVEERVAKARQFCVNFVNSHYDLKQREIALKININSATLDGDEENYIDEDNFWERVKQAKNQEIKFSDVIPTEKIRRTSRQLGTIEKIDSDRNIIHIRLEQDLIEYMATENYQLPTKGYLFFDAAGDIKQIQRKEKALEQLKQGRTQNPYLGDFLFDASQARPIEKTIKLQSQDLLLPAANPGQKASVEKVLSAEDLVLIQGPPGTGKTTVIAEICYQVALRGGRTLITSQANLAVDNALSRLVHSPAIRAVRKGKAEKVGEEGQPFLEDQVIGRWLENTAHDCENNLYQRWENIQVLQGLLRNYERFREYYNSIKQFNHQQQKLKTEKSTLESIWEEEERVYSQLIQDKQDMESLIVDLENILNQPKRTKNISSHNLELRKTLSRIRIHGVENNLSSNLSKSFQKKVAQAKNYMEQLGISCPEDDMFSLSLWLQENIAKEIDGFQATFSYAYDGTMAMADLVKMVKVFHKHSGTLQQLQKQLPHRDHNLGKTAQTSIKNWENRQREINYIIDAIQEWKKNAPAHIYDLVVNGQTSDLLLTEEMLNLPLGLLMFAHQLQLPILPKNCQIKQPEWQALIKAMSYEITAKCSNVKGKQYYFSEFIQQHFSQHFLLLQKGDRQKWQGIYQQFKKYQFLGNKQRQILVENTQSWLLELEQTYSRDKSNSSQATAHYNYITQELIDVVLTNSRQCILKLKKETEAQINNLNNLDNLRNNLPKEESREIIDQQKVNSEQLAKAQAMVDKSKENVKNQLEQVVVILKQLYKQKNLPPKLKNITQECLAKPATIWEREPEFTQQVNLWENSITNLDNLQSGLNPVDLLAKIQEGLPEELIKITQNCEISWRKLEKVKDQLKEIATKLATDIPHDLIKEIKWWDIHLQDLPDKLKPKTPETDLLNLDFLDQIKTRFDIWYQELETQQNYLGKYQQFIQDWVAKLRQPSERDSNDLRQIYLDNANVVGITCVQAANYNFSEEFKYFDVVIIDEVSKCTPPELLIPALKAKKLVMVGDHRQLPPMIDSNTVEEVAQTMENSREEIRFLEESLFKFQFEKADDSIKQMLNTQYRMHPTIMGAINQFYHGKLECGILEADIKRAHNLAGTLLRPKDHLIWVKMPKEKKFQEQQLGTSFFNMAEIDVIQKICQQFEDNWWEKIANGKPKKEIAVITFYGAQLRKIEERLTPELFPSLHIRTGTVDRFQGMERPVVIVSMVRNNERGDVGFAKKPERVNVAFSRAQELLIIVGCHDLFTKNLGVVGGMYSQVSNIVRRHGGFFDVSRFFE; from the coding sequence ATGACAAACTCAGTCAAAAATCAGTCGCAGATCAATCAATCACAAATCTGGGGATATAGCCTATTAAATTGCACAATAGATGGGTTAATTCGTAGTTTTGAAGGGCAAGAAAGAGTTAAATCATATTCAAACTTTAGAGAAAAAAAAGACCGAGCTAACGAACTAATTTTTGAATGTGTGGGGAAACAAAAATGCCTATTTTATATTCGTCGCCAAGGCAATGTGAGGGATACAGAAGAAGAAATTCTAGATTTGACCATAGCTACAGATGAGGGGGAATTTACACTGCCAAAAAGATTAAAGGAACTTGACAAGACTTTAGGTTTAAGAGCAGCACTGCAAAAAAATGGTAATGGTGGTTTAAAAATTCTCTCTACTTATTTATTACCAATTGCAAGAGGTAAAAAAGACGCTTATGCTTTTCCATTAAACTTACAATTAGTTCCTAATCAATATGAACCGGTACATATTCCCCCTAAGACTTTAGCACAAATAGTCAAAATGCCAATATGTGGAAATCATGTTCCCACGGAAGAGCAATTGCGGGCATGGAAAGCATTCTTAAAAGTAGAAGAGCGAGTAGCCAAAGCTAGACAATTTTGTGTCAATTTTGTAAATTCCCACTATGATTTAAAGCAAAGAGAAATTGCCTTAAAAATTAATATTAACTCAGCCACTCTTGATGGAGATGAAGAGAACTATATAGATGAAGATAACTTTTGGGAAAGGGTAAAACAAGCAAAAAACCAGGAGATTAAATTTTCTGATGTTATACCTACAGAAAAAATCCGTCGCACCAGTCGTCAATTGGGAACAATTGAAAAGATAGACTCAGACAGGAACATTATTCATATCAGACTAGAACAAGATCTGATAGAGTACATGGCAACTGAAAATTATCAATTGCCAACCAAGGGATACTTGTTTTTTGATGCTGCTGGTGATATTAAACAGATTCAACGTAAAGAAAAGGCATTAGAGCAGTTAAAACAAGGTCGTACTCAAAATCCCTATCTAGGAGATTTTCTGTTTGATGCTTCCCAAGCAAGACCAATTGAAAAAACCATCAAGCTCCAATCTCAGGATTTATTATTACCTGCGGCCAATCCTGGACAAAAAGCTTCCGTGGAAAAGGTGCTTTCTGCTGAGGATTTAGTCCTGATTCAGGGTCCTCCCGGAACTGGTAAAACCACGGTGATAGCGGAAATTTGCTATCAAGTAGCTTTGCGTGGTGGTCGTACCTTAATTACCTCCCAAGCTAATTTGGCAGTTGACAACGCGTTAAGTCGGCTAGTACATAGTCCAGCTATTCGTGCGGTGAGAAAGGGAAAAGCGGAAAAGGTAGGAGAGGAAGGACAACCATTTCTGGAAGACCAAGTAATTGGAAGATGGCTAGAAAATACTGCCCATGACTGTGAAAATAATCTTTATCAGCGTTGGGAAAATATCCAGGTTCTTCAGGGGTTACTGAGAAATTATGAACGGTTCAGGGAGTATTACAATTCAATAAAGCAGTTTAACCACCAACAGCAAAAATTAAAAACAGAAAAAAGCACGCTAGAGAGTATTTGGGAAGAAGAAGAAAGGGTGTACAGCCAATTAATTCAGGATAAACAGGATATGGAATCCCTAATAGTTGATTTAGAGAATATTCTCAATCAACCCAAGAGGACTAAAAATATTAGTAGTCATAATTTGGAACTCAGGAAAACATTATCACGAATAAGAATCCATGGGGTGGAAAATAATCTATCCAGTAATCTATCAAAAAGTTTCCAAAAAAAAGTGGCTCAAGCTAAAAATTATATGGAGCAGTTAGGAATTAGTTGTCCTGAAGATGATATGTTTAGCTTATCTCTATGGTTACAGGAAAATATAGCTAAGGAAATTGACGGATTCCAAGCCACATTTAGTTATGCTTATGATGGGACCATGGCTATGGCCGACTTGGTGAAAATGGTCAAGGTTTTTCATAAGCATTCTGGAACTTTACAACAATTACAAAAGCAATTACCCCACCGGGATCACAATCTGGGGAAAACTGCACAAACAAGCATCAAAAACTGGGAGAATCGTCAGCGAGAGATTAACTATATTATTGATGCTATTCAAGAATGGAAAAAGAATGCTCCCGCCCATATTTATGACTTGGTGGTTAATGGACAAACCTCTGATCTATTGCTGACCGAAGAAATGCTCAATCTACCTTTAGGACTATTAATGTTTGCCCATCAGTTGCAGTTGCCAATACTCCCTAAAAATTGTCAAATAAAACAACCAGAATGGCAAGCTTTAATCAAAGCCATGTCCTATGAAATTACTGCTAAATGCTCTAATGTCAAGGGAAAACAGTATTATTTTAGTGAGTTTATACAACAACATTTTAGTCAACACTTCCTGCTTTTACAAAAAGGCGATCGCCAAAAATGGCAAGGGATCTATCAACAGTTTAAGAAGTATCAATTTTTGGGTAACAAACAAAGGCAAATTCTAGTTGAAAACACTCAATCCTGGTTATTAGAACTAGAACAGACCTACAGTAGGGACAAATCCAATAGCTCTCAAGCTACAGCCCATTATAATTATATTACTCAAGAATTAATAGATGTGGTTCTGACCAATTCCCGGCAATGCATTCTCAAACTAAAAAAAGAAACGGAGGCACAAATAAATAATTTAAATAATTTAGATAATTTAAGAAATAACTTGCCCAAAGAAGAATCACGGGAAATTATAGACCAGCAGAAAGTTAATTCGGAACAACTTGCCAAAGCTCAAGCTATGGTAGATAAATCTAAGGAGAATGTAAAAAATCAGCTAGAACAAGTTGTGGTAATTTTAAAACAACTATATAAGCAGAAAAATTTGCCCCCGAAATTAAAAAATATTACCCAAGAATGTCTAGCCAAACCAGCAACTATTTGGGAAAGGGAGCCAGAATTTACCCAGCAGGTTAACCTGTGGGAAAATTCCATCACCAATCTAGACAATTTGCAGTCGGGATTAAATCCTGTAGACCTATTAGCCAAAATTCAAGAAGGATTGCCAGAAGAATTAATCAAAATTACCCAAAACTGTGAAATATCATGGCGTAAACTAGAGAAAGTAAAAGACCAATTAAAAGAAATAGCCACAAAATTAGCAACTGATATACCCCACGATTTAATCAAAGAAATAAAGTGGTGGGATATTCATTTACAAGATCTACCAGATAAACTAAAACCCAAAACTCCAGAAACAGATTTATTAAATTTAGATTTTCTAGATCAGATAAAAACAAGATTTGATATTTGGTACCAGGAACTAGAAACTCAACAAAATTATCTAGGTAAATATCAACAATTTATCCAAGATTGGGTAGCCAAACTGCGTCAACCCTCTGAGAGAGACAGCAACGATTTACGACAAATTTATTTGGATAATGCCAACGTTGTTGGTATTACTTGCGTGCAAGCTGCAAATTACAACTTCTCAGAAGAGTTCAAATATTTTGATGTTGTGATTATTGATGAGGTGAGTAAATGCACACCACCGGAATTACTTATTCCCGCATTAAAAGCGAAAAAATTAGTTATGGTGGGAGACCATCGCCAACTACCACCCATGATTGATAGCAATACGGTTGAGGAAGTTGCTCAAACAATGGAAAACTCCAGAGAAGAAATTAGATTTCTGGAGGAATCCTTATTTAAATTCCAGTTTGAAAAAGCAGATGATAGCATTAAGCAAATGCTAAATACCCAATATCGAATGCACCCTACTATTATGGGAGCAATTAATCAGTTTTATCATGGGAAATTGGAATGTGGTATCTTAGAAGCTGATATCAAACGGGCCCACAACTTAGCAGGAACTCTACTGCGACCAAAAGACCATTTAATTTGGGTAAAAATGCCCAAAGAAAAGAAGTTTCAAGAACAACAGCTAGGCACATCTTTTTTTAATATGGCGGAAATAGACGTGATCCAAAAAATCTGTCAACAATTTGAAGATAATTGGTGGGAAAAGATAGCCAATGGAAAACCCAAGAAGGAAATAGCCGTAATCACATTTTATGGAGCTCAGTTACGAAAAATTGAAGAGCGTCTAACTCCAGAACTTTTTCCTTCATTACATATCAGAACCGGAACGGTAGATAGGTTTCAAGGGATGGAAAGACCCGTGGTTATTGTGAGTATGGTAAGAAATAATGAGCGAGGAGATGTGGGCTTTGCCAAAAAACCAGAACGGGTTAACGTCGCTTTTTCTCGCGCTCAGGAATTACTAATAATTGTTGGATGTCATGATTTATTTACCAAAAATCTCGGTGTAGTTGGTGGTATGTATTCACAGGTCTCAAATATTGTTCGTCGTCATGGAGGTTTTTTTGATGTTTCCCGCTTCTTTGAATAA
- the gshA gene encoding glutamate--cysteine ligase has product MVLTKGFEIEIYTGTSEGDIVGLSDRIVSELQGFMREPDSRNVEYITPPSTSYEYQLCNLLLPRQRLRNYLDNLSNLDKLNNKYTLIPGSTLSLGGGDRFYRSDLTNPYHDYIEQTYGTKVVTASVHINVGIPDPEVLMRACRVIRLEAPLFLALSASSPFLNGQATGYHSTRWGLFPQTPNYVPLFTSHTHHVKWVESQLEAGTMRNVRHLWTSVRPNGDRRPYNLNRLELRICDLVTDPISLLAITSLLEARLLQIIENDNIDPLKQSNFSLDDLINLTNKNEMSAAKFSLDAKLQHWQDGSVIIAREWISQVYEQVWKIAKQEGFSCFLSPLKKILREGNEAQQWLQLHKVGIDIHQVIKQAVVSTHEREKELESKLLCSSAIA; this is encoded by the coding sequence GTGGTCTTAACAAAAGGCTTTGAAATTGAAATCTATACCGGTACGTCTGAGGGTGATATTGTCGGTCTCTCCGATCGTATTGTTTCAGAACTACAAGGTTTTATGCGAGAACCAGATAGTCGTAATGTAGAATATATTACTCCCCCGTCCACTAGCTATGAATATCAGTTGTGTAACCTCTTGCTTCCTCGACAACGCTTAAGAAATTATTTAGATAATTTGTCTAACTTGGATAAATTAAATAATAAATATACGCTAATTCCGGGAAGTACCTTATCCCTTGGAGGTGGTGATCGATTTTATCGCTCTGATCTTACTAACCCATATCATGATTACATTGAGCAAACCTACGGCACAAAGGTGGTAACTGCTAGTGTGCATATTAATGTTGGTATACCAGATCCAGAAGTTTTGATGCGAGCTTGTCGAGTTATTCGTTTAGAAGCTCCTCTATTTTTAGCACTGAGTGCTTCATCACCCTTTTTAAATGGTCAAGCTACTGGCTATCATTCCACGCGATGGGGACTATTCCCTCAAACTCCCAATTATGTACCTCTATTTACCAGTCATACACATCATGTCAAGTGGGTAGAATCCCAGTTAGAAGCAGGTACTATGAGGAATGTGCGACATTTATGGACATCCGTTAGACCTAATGGCGATCGCCGTCCGTATAATTTGAACCGATTGGAATTGAGAATTTGTGACTTAGTAACAGATCCCATTTCTTTGTTAGCAATTACTTCTTTACTAGAGGCAAGACTGTTACAAATAATAGAGAATGATAACATAGATCCACTCAAACAGAGTAACTTTTCATTAGATGATTTAATTAATCTAACAAATAAAAACGAAATGTCAGCAGCCAAATTCAGTTTAGACGCTAAGTTACAGCACTGGCAAGATGGCAGTGTTATTATAGCCAGAGAATGGATTAGCCAGGTATATGAACAAGTGTGGAAAATAGCCAAACAAGAGGGATTTAGTTGTTTTCTCTCCCCCCTAAAGAAAATACTCCGGGAAGGTAACGAAGCCCAGCAGTGGCTACAATTACACAAAGTGGGAATAGACATTCACCAAGTCATCAAACAAGCGGTAGTTAGTACTCACGAACGGGAAAAAGAACTAGAAAGCAAGTTATTGTGTTCCTCCGCAATTGCTTAA